A stretch of Amycolatopsis balhimycina FH 1894 DNA encodes these proteins:
- a CDS encoding class I SAM-dependent DNA methyltransferase, which translates to MTEPTFVTETRTAYDTVADSYAEELRDLLDDTPWDRAVLGTFAELVGGTGPVADLGCGPGRLTGHLASLGLDVFGVDLSPGMVDAARRAHPGLRFEVGSLAALDLADGSLAGALAWYSLIHTPPERLPAVVAELARVLAPGGRLLTAFPVGDEHRRITNGYGHDVALDAYRLQPDFVAGLCTAAGLVVEARLVREPAQSVYEKTPQAYVLARKPA; encoded by the coding sequence GTGACCGAACCCACCTTCGTGACCGAGACCCGGACCGCCTACGACACCGTCGCCGATTCGTACGCCGAAGAGCTGCGGGACCTGCTGGACGACACCCCATGGGACCGGGCGGTGCTGGGCACCTTCGCCGAGCTGGTCGGCGGGACCGGCCCGGTCGCCGACCTCGGGTGCGGCCCGGGGCGGCTGACGGGACACCTGGCCTCGCTCGGGCTGGACGTGTTCGGCGTGGACCTCTCGCCCGGCATGGTCGACGCGGCCCGCCGGGCGCATCCCGGACTGCGGTTCGAGGTCGGCTCGCTGGCCGCCCTCGACCTGGCCGACGGCAGCCTGGCGGGCGCGCTGGCTTGGTACTCGCTGATCCACACGCCGCCGGAGCGGCTGCCGGCGGTAGTGGCGGAGCTGGCGCGCGTGCTTGCGCCCGGCGGGCGGCTGCTGACGGCGTTCCCGGTCGGCGACGAGCACCGCCGCATCACCAACGGCTACGGCCACGACGTCGCCCTGGACGCGTACCGGCTGCAACCGGACTTCGTCGCCGGGCTGTGCACCGCCGCCGGCCTGGTGGTCGAGGCCCGGCTGGTCCGTGAACCCGCACAGTCGGTGTACGAGAAGACGCCGCAGGCCTACGTGCTGGCCCGCAAGCCGGCGTGA
- a CDS encoding DUF397 domain-containing protein has protein sequence MGREGLMNGRFAAPIAEVDHRGLSWHRSARCHPDDHPDCVEAAYDGCSVHVRDSKAPAHGELRLPPDSWRGFLRLLDDTGTSGH, from the coding sequence ATGGGTCGGGAGGGCCTGATGAACGGACGGTTTGCTGCACCCATCGCCGAAGTCGACCACCGGGGACTCAGCTGGCACCGGAGTGCACGTTGTCATCCCGATGACCACCCGGACTGCGTTGAAGCAGCTTACGACGGCTGTTCGGTGCACGTCCGCGACTCCAAAGCGCCGGCCCACGGCGAGTTGCGGCTGCCGCCGGACAGCTGGCGCGGCTTTCTCCGCCTCCTGGACGACACGGGAACGTCCGGCCACTGA
- a CDS encoding tetratricopeptide repeat protein, with amino-acid sequence MNRSRELTTISDKVGATRDGRATVIVLSGLGGVGKTAAVLRWAHRHLDRFTEGQLYVDLKEYRRSGGVELTEVLGGFLRVLGVREDYIPAPFPERAAMFRSRTMTKRLLVVVENADQAAQVRPLIPGSADSVVLVTSRRKLGGLITEGAEFIDVSPLDVSDSEILLGRMLRGHCEPNERGVTDLAELCGGLPLALCVAGAQLAQRKQWSIPHLVRYLTDDRLRLTRLSPDGEDGVRLMFDAAYGELPDAAKRTYRLLGLHPGSQFALATAAAIVAVPAADADELIGVLLTSNLLEELGDDRYRFHDLVHLHARAVAGRDETAPAREEAVKRLIAWYARAAALADRAVMGAARWRVADFADSPDDPDFDKASAMTWFSTEQSNLLAVVHESWHHELFATVWQLCESLWAFYYNMKVYSDWLETHRLGVAAAVRCGNDIAQARMRNQFARAYIELRDFESADEQLSRGIEAASDDMRSEAVILESRGLLYRELKRYDESEESLKRARELNRRLGSERGVAIQSYQLGDVLVRAGRIDEGLRVLAEAMEIAEGIHDDLSAAKARIALGNAYHHVHRLADARSVLDSAVRTTRDHQQPVKEAQALEVLVKVAQQGNDRVLLHDSAARLVQLYEAAGSPLVAVAKGLLADESI; translated from the coding sequence GTGAATCGATCACGCGAGTTGACGACAATTTCGGACAAGGTGGGCGCCACTCGCGACGGCCGCGCGACCGTCATCGTGCTCAGCGGCCTCGGCGGCGTCGGAAAGACGGCCGCGGTTCTGCGGTGGGCACACCGGCATCTGGACCGCTTCACCGAAGGGCAGCTGTACGTCGACCTCAAGGAGTACCGCCGCTCAGGCGGTGTCGAGCTCACCGAGGTGCTGGGCGGGTTTCTGCGCGTCCTCGGTGTGCGGGAAGACTACATACCGGCACCGTTCCCCGAACGCGCGGCGATGTTCAGATCCCGCACCATGACCAAACGCCTGCTGGTCGTGGTGGAGAACGCCGACCAGGCTGCCCAGGTTCGCCCCCTGATCCCCGGTTCCGCCGACAGCGTGGTCCTGGTGACGAGCCGGCGCAAGCTGGGCGGCCTGATCACCGAGGGCGCCGAATTCATCGATGTCTCACCCCTGGACGTTTCCGACAGCGAGATCCTGCTCGGCCGGATGCTTCGCGGTCATTGCGAGCCGAACGAACGCGGCGTGACCGATCTGGCGGAACTGTGCGGCGGCCTGCCCCTGGCACTCTGCGTCGCCGGAGCCCAGCTGGCGCAGCGGAAGCAGTGGTCCATACCACATCTCGTGCGCTACCTGACCGACGACCGCCTGCGGCTGACCCGGCTTTCCCCCGACGGCGAGGACGGAGTCCGATTGATGTTCGACGCCGCGTACGGCGAATTGCCCGACGCCGCCAAGCGAACGTACCGGCTATTGGGACTGCATCCGGGTTCTCAGTTCGCCCTCGCCACCGCGGCCGCGATCGTCGCGGTCCCGGCCGCGGACGCGGACGAGCTCATCGGCGTTCTCCTCACGTCGAACCTCTTGGAGGAACTGGGCGACGACCGCTACCGGTTCCACGATCTCGTCCACCTTCACGCACGGGCCGTGGCCGGCCGGGACGAAACCGCCCCGGCACGTGAAGAAGCGGTGAAGCGATTGATCGCCTGGTACGCACGAGCGGCAGCGCTGGCGGATCGCGCCGTCATGGGTGCGGCGCGCTGGCGGGTGGCGGACTTCGCGGACAGCCCGGACGATCCGGATTTCGACAAGGCTTCGGCGATGACGTGGTTCTCGACCGAGCAATCGAACCTGCTCGCGGTCGTCCACGAATCGTGGCACCACGAGCTGTTCGCCACGGTTTGGCAGCTGTGCGAGTCCTTGTGGGCCTTCTACTACAACATGAAGGTCTACTCGGATTGGCTCGAAACACATCGGCTCGGCGTGGCCGCGGCGGTCAGATGCGGCAATGACATAGCCCAGGCCCGCATGAGAAATCAGTTCGCCAGAGCCTACATCGAACTACGGGATTTCGAATCCGCTGACGAACAGCTTTCCCGCGGTATCGAAGCGGCCTCCGACGACATGCGATCCGAGGCGGTGATCCTGGAATCACGCGGACTGCTGTACCGGGAACTCAAGCGTTATGACGAATCCGAGGAAAGCCTCAAGCGGGCCAGGGAGCTGAACCGGCGGCTGGGCAGTGAACGAGGCGTCGCGATCCAGAGCTACCAGCTCGGAGACGTGCTCGTCCGGGCAGGCCGGATCGACGAGGGGCTCCGCGTTCTCGCCGAAGCCATGGAAATCGCGGAAGGGATTCACGACGACCTTTCCGCCGCGAAGGCGCGGATCGCGCTCGGCAACGCCTATCACCACGTGCACCGGCTCGCGGACGCGAGGTCGGTCCTCGACTCCGCGGTGCGGACCACGCGGGACCACCAGCAACCGGTCAAGGAAGCGCAAGCACTCGAGGTTCTGGTCAAAGTGGCGCAACAGGGCAACGACCGGGTGTTGCTGCACGACTCCGCGGCGCGTCTCGTCCAGCTCTACGAAGCGGCGGGGAGCCCGCTGGTCGCCGTGGCCAAGGGACTGCTCGCCGACGAAAGCATTTGA
- a CDS encoding cytochrome P450, with product MGSLRSRVLGWVGKRYLARQTKKGFDLEKMSSFLPDSALVPLKRDGLDPVAEIGARRAAEPIGKLDLPFGMNAWLVTGYDEAKAVLGKVTEFSSDFTNLVGSAGVTADQNPGGLGFADPPVHTRLRKLLTPEFTMRRLNRLAPRIDEIVAGQLDAMVAADGPVDLWQAFALPIPSLTICELLGVSYEDREDFQRLSTARFDLFGGAGASLGAMSESLTYLLDIVKKQREAPGDGLLGMLIKEHGDEIDDRELAGLADGVLTGGLETTASMLALGALVLLRDEKAVEAVRGDDESVHRFVEELLRYLTVVQMAFPRFAKQDMEIGGVHIAEGDIVLVSLSAADRDPKLGPDMEKFDAAREPTSHLAFSYGIHRCIGAELARMELRTAYPALVRRFPNLRLAVPEDELSFRKVSIVYGLDALPVLVD from the coding sequence ATGGGGAGTCTCCGCTCACGAGTCCTGGGCTGGGTGGGCAAGCGGTACCTCGCCCGGCAGACGAAAAAGGGCTTCGACCTCGAAAAGATGTCGTCCTTCCTGCCCGACTCGGCGCTGGTCCCGCTGAAGCGGGACGGCCTCGACCCGGTCGCCGAGATCGGCGCGCGCCGGGCTGCCGAGCCCATCGGCAAGCTCGACCTGCCGTTCGGGATGAACGCCTGGCTGGTCACCGGGTACGACGAGGCGAAGGCCGTGCTCGGCAAGGTGACGGAGTTCTCGAGCGACTTCACCAACCTCGTGGGCAGCGCCGGCGTGACCGCCGACCAGAACCCGGGTGGCCTCGGCTTCGCGGACCCGCCGGTGCACACGCGGCTGCGGAAGCTGCTCACCCCCGAGTTCACCATGCGCCGGCTCAACCGGCTGGCGCCGCGCATCGACGAGATCGTCGCCGGACAGCTCGACGCGATGGTCGCGGCCGACGGCCCGGTCGACCTCTGGCAGGCGTTCGCGCTGCCGATCCCGTCGCTGACCATCTGCGAGCTGCTCGGCGTGTCCTATGAGGACCGCGAGGACTTCCAGCGCCTCAGCACCGCGCGCTTCGACCTCTTCGGGGGCGCGGGCGCTTCGCTGGGCGCGATGTCGGAATCGCTGACCTACCTGCTCGACATCGTCAAGAAGCAGCGCGAAGCGCCCGGCGACGGCCTGCTCGGCATGCTGATCAAGGAACACGGCGACGAGATCGACGACCGTGAGCTGGCCGGCCTGGCCGACGGCGTGCTCACCGGCGGCCTGGAGACCACGGCGAGCATGCTCGCGCTCGGCGCGCTGGTGCTGCTACGCGACGAGAAGGCGGTCGAAGCCGTCCGCGGCGACGACGAGTCCGTGCACCGCTTCGTCGAGGAGCTGCTGCGCTACCTGACCGTGGTGCAGATGGCGTTCCCGCGGTTCGCCAAGCAGGACATGGAGATCGGCGGCGTGCACATCGCCGAGGGCGACATCGTGCTGGTCTCGCTGTCGGCCGCGGACCGGGACCCGAAACTGGGGCCGGACATGGAGAAGTTCGACGCCGCCCGCGAGCCGACGTCGCACCTGGCGTTCAGCTACGGCATCCACCGCTGCATCGGCGCCGAGCTGGCCCGGATGGAGCTGCGCACGGCGTACCCGGCGCTCGTCCGCCGCTTCCCGAACCTGCGGCTCGCGGTGCCGGAGGACGAGCTCTCCTTCCGCAAGGTGTCCATCGTGTACGGCCTCGACGCGCTGCCGGTCCTGGTCGACTGA
- a CDS encoding LacI family DNA-binding transcriptional regulator: MVGIKDVAKRAGVSIGTVSNVVNRPHVVAVATRTRVLSVIEELGYVRDESARQLRAGRSRVLGLLVLDLGNPFFVDVARGAEQAAHAEGLNVITGNSGQRSDLEASYLAMFAEQRVRGVLLSPVATSGEALRAFRRSGTPYVFVDRKAPASEASSVSVDDVAGGALAARHLRETGHDRIAFVNGPAVLAQCRDREQGVRMALAGSSVELTVLEATNLDVASGRDAGARLLGTSPRPTAVFCANDLLALGVLQAMVGAGVRVPEEMAIVGYDDIEFAAAELLLAETADTTVEHQAVVFTPELVVRESTRVRR, from the coding sequence TTGGTCGGCATCAAGGACGTCGCGAAGCGGGCCGGCGTCTCGATCGGCACGGTGTCCAATGTGGTCAACCGGCCGCACGTGGTCGCGGTGGCCACCCGGACCCGGGTGCTGTCGGTGATCGAGGAGCTGGGCTACGTCCGCGACGAGTCGGCCCGGCAGCTGCGCGCGGGCCGCAGCCGCGTCCTGGGGTTGCTGGTGCTCGATCTCGGCAACCCGTTCTTCGTCGACGTCGCCCGCGGTGCCGAGCAGGCCGCGCACGCCGAGGGGCTCAACGTCATCACCGGCAACAGCGGCCAGCGGTCCGACCTGGAGGCGTCGTACCTGGCGATGTTCGCCGAGCAGCGGGTCCGCGGGGTGCTGCTGAGCCCGGTCGCGACGTCCGGTGAAGCCCTGCGCGCGTTCCGCCGCAGCGGCACGCCGTACGTCTTCGTCGACCGCAAGGCGCCGGCGTCGGAGGCGAGCTCGGTGTCGGTGGACGACGTCGCGGGCGGTGCCCTCGCGGCCCGGCACCTGCGGGAAACCGGCCACGACCGGATCGCGTTCGTCAACGGCCCGGCCGTCCTCGCCCAGTGCCGCGACCGCGAGCAGGGCGTCCGCATGGCGCTCGCGGGATCGTCGGTGGAACTGACGGTCCTCGAGGCGACGAACCTGGACGTCGCCTCCGGCCGCGACGCGGGCGCCCGCCTGCTGGGCACGAGCCCCCGCCCGACGGCGGTGTTCTGCGCGAACGACCTGCTCGCGCTGGGGGTGCTGCAGGCGATGGTCGGCGCCGGCGTCCGGGTACCGGAGGAGATGGCGATCGTCGGCTACGACGACATCGAGTTCGCGGCCGCGGAGCTCCTCCTGGCGGAGACGGCGGACACGACGGTGGAGCACCAGGCCGTGGTGTTCACCCCGGAACTGGTCGTCCGCGAATCGACCCGCGTGCGCCGCTGA
- a CDS encoding MFS transporter yields MTSRWVRLQAVAVSGSSAEGLMLAALPLLAVSVTTDPREISLLNIAGQAPWLLLSLFAGVLIDRVRRTAVLAWAYAVQIGAAVALAVAASAGVLSLPVLIVVAFVVTSAQVLGDGASGALVPELVEPGRLAHANARLTVIDRGVVQFVVPPLTGFLLAVGAGVPAWLAAACALGALLLARRIPSESRTVATTTHPLRDLSAGLRHLVKTPLLRSITINVALGSFAASAGNAMFVLYATQILHVGPVGYGLLLACLAVGWVASSFVVQKVVDRLGYSWSMRIAQSFGIVADLLIAVVPPWPPLVGLVLMSLTASVLIWNVCSQSSRQRFTPAPLLGRVLTGHRALAWGLTPLGALTGGLVAAHWSLRGVWVVAAVIQAVSAVLVWFTLSPAAFRRTELATAQA; encoded by the coding sequence ATGACCAGCAGATGGGTGCGGCTGCAGGCTGTGGCAGTGTCCGGTTCGTCCGCCGAAGGCCTGATGCTCGCGGCCCTCCCGCTGCTCGCCGTGTCCGTCACCACCGATCCGCGCGAGATCTCGCTGCTCAACATCGCCGGGCAGGCGCCGTGGCTGCTGCTCTCCCTGTTCGCCGGGGTGCTCATCGACCGCGTGCGGCGGACCGCCGTGCTGGCTTGGGCCTATGCCGTGCAGATCGGGGCGGCCGTGGCGCTCGCCGTCGCCGCGTCCGCCGGGGTGCTGAGCCTGCCGGTGCTGATCGTCGTCGCCTTCGTCGTCACCTCGGCGCAGGTGCTCGGGGACGGCGCCAGCGGCGCGCTCGTGCCCGAGCTGGTCGAACCGGGCCGCCTGGCGCACGCCAACGCGCGGCTCACGGTGATCGACCGGGGTGTCGTCCAGTTCGTCGTGCCACCACTGACCGGGTTCCTGCTCGCCGTCGGGGCCGGGGTGCCCGCCTGGCTGGCCGCCGCCTGCGCGCTGGGCGCGCTGCTCCTCGCGCGGCGCATCCCGTCCGAGTCGCGGACCGTCGCCACGACGACGCATCCGCTGCGCGATCTCTCCGCCGGGCTGCGGCACCTGGTGAAGACGCCGCTGCTGCGGTCGATCACGATCAACGTCGCCCTCGGCTCGTTCGCCGCGAGTGCCGGCAACGCGATGTTCGTGCTCTACGCGACGCAGATCCTGCACGTCGGCCCGGTCGGGTACGGCCTGCTGCTCGCCTGCCTCGCGGTCGGCTGGGTCGCGTCGTCGTTCGTGGTGCAGAAGGTGGTGGACCGGCTCGGCTACTCGTGGTCGATGCGGATCGCGCAGAGCTTCGGCATCGTGGCGGACCTGCTGATCGCCGTCGTCCCGCCGTGGCCGCCACTGGTCGGCCTCGTGCTGATGTCCCTGACGGCGTCGGTGCTGATCTGGAACGTCTGCTCGCAGTCCAGCCGCCAGCGCTTCACGCCCGCGCCGCTGCTGGGCCGGGTGCTCACCGGCCACCGCGCGCTGGCCTGGGGGCTGACGCCGCTGGGCGCGCTCACCGGCGGCCTGGTCGCGGCGCACTGGAGCCTGCGCGGCGTCTGGGTGGTGGCCGCGGTGATCCAGGCGGTCAGCGCCGTGCTCGTCTGGTTCACCCTCTCCCCCGCCGCCTTCCGCCGCACCGAGCTGGCGACGGCGCAGGCCTGA
- a CDS encoding peptide-N4-asparagine amidase, with amino-acid sequence MRIFTIVLSLVLTWVLSGAVASASPIVEGDTDDPVTAAPAVTRPDTPHCTVTLADAFRSNAADGSPQYYEGTLTPPKACPGPWAKVVMDQSVTVSGRQYDRIGDLRIGGTEVWWGTTEEPSGEGKRPITYHFDKDLTPYAALLRAPQPFHGGIENYNSAVYTGVYAQTVTLTYYQADRKHPAAVSPDHVAGFGHADATPAAPTVHFTAKDLPRNITRAYLEVTLEGHACDEQWFDDVPDEVAAKYPAAGLCGKGPYREANFAIDGAPAGSAFTFPHIYSGGIVPQLWRPIVAIDTFSLHAETYDVTPFAGRLVDGGTHDISFSFPDIGGEFTVVPTLLLYTDKTAARTSGALTQDDVAAAPERRTTTKDIDGGVNVTVTAKRHDVTAGYVDTSAGRVFTRVERTRDYRNSDDVTGGGFTQHVVQADAGQQSSVSTVDGRVRSADRHTWSYPLTTDATANITDDQNLRISGSAEMTKILGDFTGDGRNWRPSRASREWLSSSGVLARTNGVNTEADGRSKTLYTGPNGSDPKTGRPYFHYAASEHGLITENRIVGGRG; translated from the coding sequence GTGCGGATCTTCACGATCGTCCTGTCGCTGGTGCTGACGTGGGTGCTCTCCGGGGCGGTCGCGTCGGCTTCGCCGATCGTGGAAGGGGACACCGACGACCCCGTGACCGCCGCGCCCGCGGTGACGCGGCCGGACACCCCGCACTGCACCGTCACGCTCGCCGACGCCTTCCGCTCCAACGCCGCCGACGGCAGCCCGCAGTACTACGAAGGCACGCTCACGCCGCCGAAGGCGTGCCCCGGCCCGTGGGCGAAGGTCGTCATGGACCAGAGCGTGACCGTCAGCGGGCGTCAGTACGACCGGATCGGCGACCTGCGGATCGGCGGCACCGAAGTCTGGTGGGGCACCACCGAAGAGCCCAGCGGCGAGGGCAAGCGCCCGATCACGTACCACTTCGACAAGGACCTCACGCCGTACGCCGCGCTGCTGCGCGCGCCGCAGCCCTTTCACGGCGGCATCGAGAACTACAACTCCGCGGTCTACACCGGCGTCTACGCCCAGACCGTGACGCTCACCTACTACCAGGCCGACCGGAAGCACCCGGCGGCCGTCAGCCCGGACCATGTCGCCGGGTTCGGGCACGCCGACGCGACCCCCGCGGCGCCCACCGTGCACTTCACCGCGAAGGACCTGCCGCGCAACATCACCCGCGCCTACCTCGAGGTCACGCTCGAAGGGCACGCCTGCGACGAACAGTGGTTCGACGACGTCCCCGACGAAGTGGCCGCGAAGTACCCGGCTGCCGGGCTCTGCGGGAAGGGCCCCTACCGCGAGGCGAACTTCGCGATCGACGGGGCTCCGGCCGGCAGCGCGTTCACGTTCCCGCACATCTACTCCGGCGGGATCGTGCCGCAGCTGTGGCGGCCGATCGTGGCCATCGACACCTTCAGCCTGCACGCCGAAACCTACGACGTCACGCCGTTCGCGGGCCGTCTCGTCGACGGCGGGACTCACGACATCTCCTTCTCCTTCCCGGACATCGGCGGCGAATTCACCGTCGTCCCGACCCTACTGCTCTACACCGACAAAACCGCCGCGCGGACGTCCGGGGCGCTGACCCAGGACGACGTCGCCGCCGCACCCGAGCGCCGGACGACCACAAAGGACATCGACGGCGGCGTGAACGTGACGGTCACCGCGAAACGCCACGACGTCACCGCCGGCTACGTCGACACCTCCGCCGGCCGCGTCTTCACGCGCGTCGAGCGCACCCGCGACTACCGCAACAGCGACGACGTCACCGGCGGCGGCTTCACCCAGCACGTCGTGCAGGCGGACGCCGGGCAGCAGTCTTCGGTGTCCACTGTGGACGGCCGGGTGCGGTCGGCGGACCGGCACACCTGGTCCTACCCGCTGACCACGGACGCCACCGCGAACATCACCGACGACCAGAACCTGCGGATCTCCGGCTCGGCCGAGATGACCAAGATCCTCGGCGACTTCACCGGCGACGGCCGGAACTGGCGGCCGTCCCGCGCGTCGCGGGAGTGGCTCAGCTCCTCCGGTGTCCTGGCCCGCACCAACGGCGTCAACACCGAAGCCGACGGCCGGTCTAAGACGCTTTACACCGGCCCGAACGGCAGTGACCCCAAGACTGGCCGGCCGTACTTCCACTACGCCGCCAGCGAGCACGGGCTGATCACCGAGAACCGAATTGTCGGTGGCCGCGGATAG
- a CDS encoding CDP-glycerol glycerophosphotransferase family protein, whose product MSGRRGGGLERRTLRAAYSVLVVVRTFTTVDRLRTILETLFPDAFEVKFTVERGSVFADRLVEYLRELEFEVLDMRRARRMKFDVILAAHATAALGKLNGPVIVCPHGAGYNRRVRKSSGCDRVATGLVESQLTTRFGRVIPEVVFVSHEEQRERLRKSSPKAAERAIVLGDPVLDRIFASEARRERYRRQFGVGADQKLVVVTSTWGPYGTVGCEASLPKRLLAQLPADEYKVLLIMHPNIWSGHSPALIKLYLREELDSGLVIVPPRSPWEAGLIAADLVIGDHSSLSIYAAALGRRFLLAADGSPELVPGSPLERLCAEAPRLDPAGDLLEQIEGHLWSVPRRSGTEIADLMFQERGRSWHIFRSVVRKVVGLPELAVPPRVTPVDDPRPATGREVTAWTVSTTSSPAGTTGSATVGIRRYPRLAGDGSDEGEDDLQVSDYGEADERCRLNSEIIVRSEMLSRAAGEQWLVEMLPSSPKYGHNAGLLAYRHSGGCVLAWRDGPRIEAGTQDAFAAAVVLHRMRQDGWPLDKPGTAEYHFGAAEPASFPFGPAPA is encoded by the coding sequence GTGAGTGGTCGGCGCGGCGGCGGCCTCGAGCGGCGGACGCTGCGGGCGGCGTACAGCGTGCTGGTCGTCGTGCGGACCTTCACCACCGTGGACCGCTTGCGGACGATCTTGGAGACCCTGTTCCCCGACGCGTTCGAGGTCAAGTTCACCGTCGAGCGCGGGTCCGTGTTCGCCGACCGGCTGGTCGAGTACCTCCGGGAGCTCGAATTCGAGGTGCTCGACATGAGGCGGGCCAGGCGCATGAAGTTCGACGTCATCCTGGCGGCGCACGCGACGGCGGCGCTCGGCAAGCTCAACGGGCCGGTGATCGTGTGCCCGCACGGGGCGGGCTACAACCGGCGGGTCCGGAAGTCGAGCGGATGCGACCGCGTCGCCACCGGCTTGGTCGAGAGCCAGCTGACGACGCGCTTCGGGCGGGTCATCCCCGAGGTGGTTTTCGTCTCCCACGAGGAGCAGCGCGAGCGGCTGCGGAAGAGTTCGCCCAAGGCCGCCGAGCGGGCGATCGTCCTCGGGGACCCGGTTCTCGACCGGATCTTCGCTTCGGAGGCGCGGCGGGAGCGCTACCGGCGCCAGTTCGGGGTGGGCGCCGACCAGAAGCTCGTGGTGGTGACTTCGACGTGGGGTCCCTACGGCACGGTCGGCTGCGAGGCCAGCCTCCCGAAGCGGCTGCTCGCGCAGTTGCCGGCGGACGAGTACAAGGTGCTGCTGATCATGCACCCGAACATCTGGTCCGGTCACTCGCCGGCGTTGATCAAGCTGTACCTGCGCGAGGAGCTGGACAGCGGCCTGGTCATCGTGCCGCCCAGGTCACCGTGGGAGGCCGGGCTCATCGCGGCTGACCTGGTCATCGGCGACCACTCGTCGCTCTCGATCTACGCCGCGGCGCTCGGCCGCCGGTTCTTGCTGGCCGCGGACGGTAGTCCCGAGCTGGTGCCGGGGTCCCCGCTGGAGCGGCTCTGCGCCGAAGCGCCGCGGCTGGACCCCGCCGGTGATCTGCTGGAGCAGATCGAGGGCCATCTGTGGTCGGTCCCCCGGCGCTCGGGTACGGAGATCGCCGACCTGATGTTCCAGGAACGGGGACGGTCGTGGCACATCTTCCGCTCGGTCGTGCGGAAGGTGGTCGGCCTGCCTGAACTGGCGGTGCCGCCGCGGGTGACGCCCGTGGACGATCCGCGCCCGGCGACCGGGCGCGAGGTGACCGCGTGGACTGTCTCGACGACCTCGTCGCCGGCCGGGACGACCGGGTCCGCGACGGTCGGCATCCGCCGCTACCCCCGGCTCGCCGGCGACGGTTCGGACGAGGGCGAAGACGACCTGCAGGTCTCGGACTACGGCGAGGCCGACGAGCGGTGCCGCCTGAACAGTGAAATCATCGTGCGTTCGGAAATGCTCTCCCGGGCGGCGGGGGAACAGTGGCTGGTGGAGATGTTGCCGTCCAGTCCGAAATACGGGCACAACGCCGGTCTCCTGGCTTACCGCCACAGCGGCGGCTGCGTGCTGGCGTGGCGGGACGGTCCTCGAATCGAAGCCGGGACCCAGGATGCCTTCGCGGCGGCAGTGGTCTTGCACCGAATGCGCCAGGATGGCTGGCCGCTCGACAAACCCGGCACCGCCGAATATCACTTCGGTGCCGCGGAACCGGCGTCGTTCCCGTTCGGACCGGCGCCGGCCTGA
- a CDS encoding helix-turn-helix domain-containing protein produces MAEQRRLRAELRRLRNSAGLTQKQVATALEWSLSKVIRIEGGTVGLSITDLKALLDLYGVTSQEQIDDLSAAARASREKAWWDAFRGHASPQLIEYIAVEASASTLSEYQTFIVPGILQTTAYIRALGEEFGFDDDGTERAIAMRTERRRLLTGEHPLEARFVLDEMVIRRAIGSPGTMREQLDFLKELNRLPTVSIQVATSDRRVTRWMQSPFTIFELPDQDHHVYVDQPGCTLIARTNPDEVGRYLDAFEQLQEPAHSSPAAELDVVIDQIAKQQA; encoded by the coding sequence GTGGCCGAGCAACGCCGGCTGCGAGCCGAGCTTCGCCGGCTGCGCAACTCGGCGGGACTCACGCAGAAGCAGGTCGCGACGGCGCTCGAGTGGTCGCTGTCGAAGGTGATCCGGATCGAGGGCGGCACCGTCGGACTGTCCATCACGGACCTCAAGGCCCTGCTCGACCTCTACGGCGTGACCAGCCAGGAGCAGATCGACGACCTCTCGGCGGCTGCGCGGGCTTCGCGGGAGAAGGCGTGGTGGGACGCGTTCCGCGGCCACGCCAGCCCGCAACTGATCGAGTACATCGCCGTGGAGGCGTCGGCCTCCACGCTGTCGGAGTACCAGACGTTCATCGTGCCGGGCATCCTGCAGACCACGGCGTACATCCGCGCGCTCGGCGAGGAGTTCGGATTCGACGACGACGGGACCGAGCGCGCGATCGCCATGCGCACGGAACGACGACGGCTGCTCACCGGGGAACATCCCCTGGAAGCCCGGTTCGTCCTCGACGAAATGGTGATCAGGCGAGCGATCGGGTCGCCCGGGACGATGCGGGAGCAGCTCGACTTCCTCAAGGAGCTGAACCGCCTCCCCACCGTCTCCATCCAGGTCGCGACGTCCGACCGGCGCGTGACCCGCTGGATGCAGTCGCCGTTCACGATCTTCGAGCTGCCCGACCAGGACCACCACGTCTACGTCGACCAGCCGGGGTGCACCCTGATCGCCCGCACCAACCCGGACGAGGTCGGCCGCTACCTGGACGCGTTCGAACAGCTCCAGGAGCCCGCCCACTCGTCCCCGGCCGCCGAGCTGGACGTCGTAATCGATCAAATCGCCAAACAGCAGGCGTAA